Proteins from one Sarcophilus harrisii chromosome 2, mSarHar1.11, whole genome shotgun sequence genomic window:
- the C2H2orf50 gene encoding uncharacterized protein C2orf50 homolog codes for MGSPSPALKRATLAGRRQQSPRPFDSALVSTPALPSIPAGISPTWTQGAQAREAEQAALQANQVHQDNLWRELLEAELRSNKRWVENWSFLKDYDQMGNKKEHPKLPEYISLFSDTVPSTANQVIGSRVNTELGKKIASMDFFFVEGNRKKKLKDDFQSI; via the exons ATGGGGAGCCCTTCTCCggcattgaagagagccacattagCTGGCCGCAGGCAACAATCACCCAGGCCCTTTGACTCAGCCTTGGTTTCCACCCCTGCCCTCCCTAGTATTCCAGCAGGTATCAGCCCCACCTGGACACAGGGAGCCCAAGCCCGGGAGGCTGAGCAGGCTGCACTGCAGGCAAACCAGGTCCATCAGGATAACCTGTGGAGGGAGCTGCTGGAGGCTGAGCTCAGAAGCAACAAACGCTG ggtTGAAAATTGGAGTTTTTTGAAAGACTATGATCAGATg GGTAATAAAAAAGAACATCCAAAATTACCAGAATACATCTCTTTATTTTCTGACACAGTTCCCAGCACAGCTAATCAAGTTATTGGcagcagggtgaatacagagCTAGGTAAGAAGATAGCAAGCATGGATTTCTTCTTCGTAGAAGGAAACCGTAAGAAAAAACTTAAGGATGATTTTCAATCCATCtag